The following is a genomic window from Candidatus Aegiribacteria sp..
TCGAATTCTCTCCAGCCTTGAAAGCTCAAGCCGGAATTTCTCTGCAAGGCGTCTGACTTCTTTATTTCTTCCGGTATGCAGCACAATACTAATATTCTTCTTTCCAGTGATTTTCACCGACACAGGATTTGAAAATTCGCCTCGACCAAGGTATGTGCCTTTTCTGAGTTTTTTAATAGTGTCAGGCGCAGGAGGAGCTTTCAGTAATAATATGTACTCACGCTCTACTTGCCATGATGGGTGGGTAAGTCTGTGAATAAGCTCACCATCATTACTAAGGAGCAGCAAACCTCCGGTGTTGATATCCAGTCGTCCAACGGGAACAGTTCCCGGCGGCAGTCCTTTGATAAGCTGTAAAACAGATCTCTCAGAATCGGGAGATAAAGTAGTCTCATAACCACAGGGTTTATTAAGAACGGCAGTCACCAACGCCAGCGGCTCTACTCTTCTTCCCTGACACATAACTTTATCATCAGATGTAACCCTGAATCCAGGAATGGTGGTGATCTTATCATTGACTGATACAAAACCATTCTGAATCAGTTCATCACATTTCCGCCTAGCTGCAATACCGGCTCGCGCAAGATATCTGTTAAGTCTGAAGCTATTCCTCTTCTGCTGCACCAAATAAATCCTTTTCTTCCATTTCAGAGGAACTCAAAGACAGCAACTCAGAGATTTCGGAAGATCTTGGCAGATGGTCAAGATCAGTCAGGCCGAAATATTCAAGAAACACCCTGGTTGTTGAATACAGAAGCGGTCTGCCCGGAGTCTCCATCCTGCCTGAGATCCTGATCATATCTCTTTCCAGGAGTGTTCTTATGGCACTGTCACAGTTGACTCCTCTTATGGATTCTATCGCCATTCTCGTGCACGGCTGACTGTATGCGATAACAGCAAGCGTTTCAAGTGCTGCTCTGGACAGTTTTCCCGGTTTCCGGCCTTCGAAGAGCTGAGATACTATCGAACCGAAATCCTTGTCAGTAGCAAGCCTGTATCCACCTGCAACTTCGATTATCATCAGTGCGTGCTGCTGATCGAGAAATGCTTTGTTGAGCCTGTCCAGCGCCTGATGAACTGAATCCTCACCACTTCCGGTATATTCACACAGTTGCTCAATACTCAATGGGGCATCTGAAGCAAAGATGAGAGCTTCAACTTCCCTGGCCAGTCTATCAAGAATCAACAGTCCACCTTTCAGTACGTTTAAGCTCTATTTCAGAGAATGGATAGGCCTGATGAAAGGAAATCCACCCCCTTCTTATAAGCTCAAGGATTGCAATAAAATAGGATATTATTTTCGTTCTGGATGGCTGACGGCCTACGACTGATCTGAAAGAAATCAGATCACCGGTATGGAATACCTTATCAAGAGTCAGTATGCACTCCGAGATAGTCAGAAGTTTCCGCTGGATTCTCTGGGCCGGAAGTTCAGTCTCGTCCTGTGAAAGGTTATCCAGAGCTCTCAGAAGATCAAGTAAAGATGTCTGCCCCGGTTCTATAGAGGTATTATCCATTGACCATCTGTCACGCTCTCCGGGGGATGTGTAGATATCAGTCCAGGTCTCTTCGGTTCTCTGGAGTTCTTTTGCGATTTCACGAAACGTTCTGTAGAGAATAAGTTGACGCCTGAGCTCTGCTCCAGGATCTTCTTCCTCCTCCCCGTCGATTCTGTGAATCGGCAGAAGAGATTTGCTTTTCATCCTGGTTAGAGTAGCGGCCATAACCAGATATTCACTTGCAATGTCGAGATTCAGTTCGTGAGCTTCTCTGATATATTCAAGATACTGATCCGCTACGTGAGCCATTGGGATATCGTAGATATCTATTTCGTCTCTTCGAATAAGATAGAGAAGAAGGTCAAGCGGTCCTTCAAATGATTCGAGCTGTATACGGCAACTGTTACTCAGCATAGAATATTCTGCACTTCAGCAGACATATCCGAATTCAACCAGATCACTCTGGTTGCCGGGCCAGGATTCTCTGACTTTAACCCAGAGATCAAGATACATCGGTCTTTCAAGAATCTTTGAAGCTCCCTCTGCCGCTATATCGGCTATGTTCTGAAGCATCGCTCCTTTTCTGCCGATAACCACGCCTTTATTTGAATGTTTCGCAACATGCAGATTAGCTCTGACATATCTTTTTTCATCACGAATAGAAAACTCTTCAATCTGCACTGCTGTAGTATTAGCTACATCAGAAGGAAGAACACTGAAAAGGCTTATCCTGATCTGCTCGCTGACAAGGAATCTCTCCGAATGGAGAGATGTACAACCTTCGGGAAACAATCTGCCGCGGTCGGGAATGTAGCCTGCAATAACTTTTCGCAGTCTGTATGCGCTTTCCAGGCAAGGAGAACATACAGGTACAATTTCCTGAAAACTGCCGAACATGGCAATCTGATTGATAAAAGCACTATGCAGATATCTTGGGAAACAGTCAATAAATGTTGGAGCGATAATTAGCGGAATAGGGGCTATCTCGTCAATAAACTCCCTTACTCTGTTTGATTTGAGCTGAGAGGACAGATCTGTAGAATTGATTGTCAGGCATATGACATCCATCCCACTGAAAAACACCGCATCATCAAATACTTCAATCGGTGGCGTATCAATAAAACAGATCTGTGAGTCATCATTCATATATATGCTGGAGATCGGGACTCTGGTTGTTCCTTTGTGCACGTGGGAAGGCGATATTTTTCTTTCGGTAAGCGTGTTGATCAGAGTCGATTTACCGGAATTCGTCAGACCGGCTATCGCAACATATCCTGCTTTGATTTCAGAATCGGATTTCACTGACCTGTTACCTCTGTTTCCGGAATTATCTCAGTGGATACTTCCTCTATCTCTTCTTCTATCTCCACAGTTCCGGTAATGGCGAAAAATTCGCCTGATGAATTGCCATAATATAGAATTGAATTCGCAAGCAGAGGAGCTGTACCGGAATAACCATTCATTTCCAGAGAATCAAGTTTCACTCCTGTGTTCAGGTCAATCAAGTGTAACCGCTGATCGTCACAGGAAACGTATATACAATTATCTCCGGCAACAGGCGGCAACTGCAGCCAATTCTCGAATTCCTGCTCCCAAAGCATATTCCCGGTTGATGAATTCAGTGCTACCAGTCTGCCATCGTTTGTTCCGATAAGAACGATATTATTCCTCGTAATAACCGGACGCGCAAGAACACATCTCGTGGGACTATCCACTATATCAGTCTCCCAGAGCAACTCTCCCCCCGTTACTGTCAGCTTCCTGACTAGACCATCAGAGAAACCTGCATATATACCGGTACTGTCAGCAGATGGAGAAGATGCCTGCCTGCCGTATTCTCTAATCCACAGTCTATTGCCTTCAGTGTCAAACACTGCGATCTTCCCGCTCTCAGTTGAAAACACCGCCAGGGAATCTATAATTGCCGGACCAAGGACTATTCCGCCAATTTCACTTTCCCAGACAAGTTCCCCGTCATCCGCGTACAAAGCACATATCTTACCCATTGAGTTTCCGGATAGTATCAGGGAATCGGCAAGTATGCCAACACTGCAGAAGACATGATAACCGAGCCCTGTTGACCAGCGTTTACTGCCTGACGTCCTGTCCAGAGCATAGATAATTCCATCCTGACCGCCAAAATACACCAGGGCGGAATCAACCGCAGGTTCACCGCAAATTCCGCATACTGTGCTGAAAGACCAGAGTATAGACCCATTCAGAGCATTTACCGCTCTTAGAAGTCCATCATTGCATCCGAAATACAATACGTTTTCGAGTATAGCCGGAGAGGAGAAGAATTCTCTACCCCCGTTTGACCGCAACCGCCAGAGTGTATCAAATGGTGCGATGATATCCGGTCCCCATGCTGCATTGCCATAAGAACATCCTCTTGCCTGCAGCCATATTTCAGGAAGCTCTATTACATCGCTCATAGCATCAGGAGGAGCCAGACTGTCAATCTGTGCTGAATCACCGGGAAATACCTGCAGTTCTTCATCGTGTTTTCCGTTACCTCCTGAATAGAAAACGGTTGAAAACAGAAAAAGAATGATAAGAGTGAAAATCAGAGTGATACCGATAATCATATTCTGTTTGTTTCCGCGATTCTCAATGATGTGCGTATCGTTTTCAGTCTGAATATGCGATTTAAGTATCAAAGCAAACCTTTCAGTAAATAATTACGGGAGCACCCACCGGAAGTGTTCTGAATATAGCCTCAAGATCAGCGTTGCCCATTCTTATGCACCCATGGCTTATATTTCTGCCTCTGCCGACACCGTAATGAATCAGAATTCCTCCACCAAGATCGATCTTGTACTCACCCAGCACGCCAGGCACCTTCTGAACCCAGATCCTCTCCTCTGCTGAGAGAGAATCACGATAATATACTATCTGATCATCCCAGGATAATGTATCTGGTATGACGACATACTCATCAGGCTCAGGTGGAGTGAGATTCATTTCCTGCCAGTACCAGTCCGGCCTGTACCAGTAAGGATTCTCCCCGATTTTGACAACATATCGGAGGCCTCTTGGTGTGCTGAAATTCCATACTGCTCCTGAATCGTTGTTTGTCCAGCCTTTTCCGGTTCCGCAGTAACCGGATCTTATCAGAATTTCCTCCCCGTTGCCGAAACTCCATCTCAGATGAAATCTATTCTGTCTGGTATCAATAAGAAGGTAGTGCCCGTAGTAGCTGTTCCTCAGTTCATTTTCCCGCAGTCTGGCGTGAAGCGAGTCCGCCCTTTGAATGAGTTCATCAAGGGAATACTCCTTTGCCAGAAAGAAAGTGTTCACATCGGCCAGCGTATCACGCTCAGAACTCACGCGCTGGAGCTCGTTATCAGTGATATGAAATTCGTATTGGACCGCCTGTAGCCTTCTG
Proteins encoded in this region:
- a CDS encoding 50S ribosome-binding GTPase; protein product: MKSDSEIKAGYVAIAGLTNSGKSTLINTLTERKISPSHVHKGTTRVPISSIYMNDDSQICFIDTPPIEVFDDAVFFSGMDVICLTINSTDLSSQLKSNRVREFIDEIAPIPLIIAPTFIDCFPRYLHSAFINQIAMFGSFQEIVPVCSPCLESAYRLRKVIAGYIPDRGRLFPEGCTSLHSERFLVSEQIRISLFSVLPSDVANTTAVQIEEFSIRDEKRYVRANLHVAKHSNKGVVIGRKGAMLQNIADIAAEGASKILERPMYLDLWVKVRESWPGNQSDLVEFGYVC
- a CDS encoding segregation/condensation protein A, giving the protein MLSNSCRIQLESFEGPLDLLLYLIRRDEIDIYDIPMAHVADQYLEYIREAHELNLDIASEYLVMAATLTRMKSKSLLPIHRIDGEEEEDPGAELRRQLILYRTFREIAKELQRTEETWTDIYTSPGERDRWSMDNTSIEPGQTSLLDLLRALDNLSQDETELPAQRIQRKLLTISECILTLDKVFHTGDLISFRSVVGRQPSRTKIISYFIAILELIRRGWISFHQAYPFSEIELKRTERWTVDS
- the scpB gene encoding SMC-Scp complex subunit ScpB is translated as MILDRLAREVEALIFASDAPLSIEQLCEYTGSGEDSVHQALDRLNKAFLDQQHALMIIEVAGGYRLATDKDFGSIVSQLFEGRKPGKLSRAALETLAVIAYSQPCTRMAIESIRGVNCDSAIRTLLERDMIRISGRMETPGRPLLYSTTRVFLEYFGLTDLDHLPRSSEISELLSLSSSEMEEKDLFGAAEEE
- a CDS encoding rRNA pseudouridine synthase, which codes for MQQKRNSFRLNRYLARAGIAARRKCDELIQNGFVSVNDKITTIPGFRVTSDDKVMCQGRRVEPLALVTAVLNKPCGYETTLSPDSERSVLQLIKGLPPGTVPVGRLDINTGGLLLLSNDGELIHRLTHPSWQVEREYILLLKAPPAPDTIKKLRKGTYLGRGEFSNPVSVKITGKKNISIVLHTGRNKEVRRLAEKFRLELSRLERIRYGPVTLNGLERGSWRILRAEELKKLKAAVDLN
- a CDS encoding L,D-transpeptidase translates to MNSLKTALLSLAGVLTVGFAVSLINADQLSRRLQAVQYEFHITDNELQRVSSERDTLADVNTFFLAKEYSLDELIQRADSLHARLRENELRNSYYGHYLLIDTRQNRFHLRWSFGNGEEILIRSGYCGTGKGWTNNDSGAVWNFSTPRGLRYVVKIGENPYWYRPDWYWQEMNLTPPEPDEYVVIPDTLSWDDQIVYYRDSLSAEERIWVQKVPGVLGEYKIDLGGGILIHYGVGRGRNISHGCIRMGNADLEAIFRTLPVGAPVIIY
- a CDS encoding PQQ-binding-like beta-propeller repeat protein; this translates as MILKSHIQTENDTHIIENRGNKQNMIIGITLIFTLIILFLFSTVFYSGGNGKHDEELQVFPGDSAQIDSLAPPDAMSDVIELPEIWLQARGCSYGNAAWGPDIIAPFDTLWRLRSNGGREFFSSPAILENVLYFGCNDGLLRAVNALNGSILWSFSTVCGICGEPAVDSALVYFGGQDGIIYALDRTSGSKRWSTGLGYHVFCSVGILADSLILSGNSMGKICALYADDGELVWESEIGGIVLGPAIIDSLAVFSTESGKIAVFDTEGNRLWIREYGRQASSPSADSTGIYAGFSDGLVRKLTVTGGELLWETDIVDSPTRCVLARPVITRNNIVLIGTNDGRLVALNSSTGNMLWEQEFENWLQLPPVAGDNCIYVSCDDQRLHLIDLNTGVKLDSLEMNGYSGTAPLLANSILYYGNSSGEFFAITGTVEIEEEIEEVSTEIIPETEVTGQ